In the Dictyostelium discoideum AX4 chromosome 6 chromosome, whole genome shotgun sequence genome, tctctttctctttgaTCTCTTTTAAACCACATGATAATTCATGTgcattctttaataattcactTGATACTCTATTGgttgaatttaaatgatcACAAATATCAACAcaactatttttaataccttcaaaatctaaaactaattcatttatattctaataataataataataataataataataataataataataataataataataataataataataataataataataataataataataataataataataataattagtattattgattgattgattgattgatttactctattttattttacttactttatttaattgatcaaattgatctaaaaattgaatatttatatCAAGATaccttttttcaatttcatttctaAGATTTCTTCTTGcaccaattgaatttgatgtaTAAAATGTTGATAGTTCTTCCAAAGCATTTGAAAGATCTTCAGAGTCAAGTTTGATGTCTAAAACTTTTTGTATCTTTCTTGATAATGTACTATTcatgattttattatattatatatatatatatatatattataccattaatatatttatatatatgttattatcgtttttttttttaaatgtacaTATATCATCAAAtctattttgaattattaaaaaaaaaaaaaaaaaaaaaaaaaaaaaaaatgaaaaatcccaaaaaaaaaaaaaaaaaaaaaaaaaaaaaaaaaaaaaaaaataataataatattacttttttcatagtattttcaaatgttttaattatttcttaCTATTAAtagtatatatttatatctCTTCTTTAAgagatttcaaaaaaaatagtttttttttttttttttttttttaataattccatTACAATAGATTAATTTCCAAAATATATAGGATatataatctttttaaaattaattaaaatacaaaaaaataaaaaaatgaaaataaacaataaatttcttcacaaaaaaaaaatgtctaATTAagatttattcttttttttttttaatttcttggaatatgtttttttttttttttttaaatttttttttttttttttaaaaaaactattttttcatttttttttttttttttttttttttttttttaattaaaaagtgtaaataaatatttgtataaatattttttttaatgtaatatttttatttttttatttttatattaaactatgacatcaattgaaaaattattagttcAAGGTATTCGTAGTTTTGATCCAAGAGAAGCAAGtgttattgatttttattcACCATTAACATTAATAGTTGGGCAAAATGGTGCTGGTAAAactgtaagttttttttgtaaatattttaaaaaataaaatatttatatatattaattattattattattattattattattgttattattattattattattattattaaaaaaaaagacaattATAGAATGTTTAAAATATACATGCACAGGTGAAATGCCACCAAATTGTTCAAGTGGTCAAGCATTTATACATGATACAAAGATAGCAGGTGAATCAGAAGTTAAAgcacaaattaaattaagaTTTAAGAATCCAATTGGTAAACCTATAGTAGCATCAAGATCATTATCATTGattcaaaaatcaaataagaAACAAGAGTATAAGCAAATCGATGCATCATTACAATCATATACTAGTGATGGTCAAAAAGTTAGTAAATCATTTAGATGTAGTGATATGGATAAAGAGATACCAGATTTAATGGGTGTAGCGAAACCAATACTTAAACATGTTATATTTTGTCATCAAGAGGATTCAAATTGGCCCCTATCGGAAAGTgctaaattgaaattgaaattcgATGAAATCTTCTCTGCTGTAAAGTACACGAAAGCATTGAAATCTTTGAAAGATAAAAGAAAAGAGTTGACCACATTAATCAAGGAATTAAAGCTAAGGCTAGAGACAATCTCTGCCAACATTGAGCATTGTAATCGTATTAGAAAAGAGTTGATCAAAGCCGAAGAGATCTActcaaatggtaataaaagTTTAGAGGATATTAAAATTGCAATCATAGAGAAACAAAAGACATTGTCAACTATAAAGATTGCTGAATCGAAATTGCAAGAGTTAAAAAACGAAGTTACAGTTTTAAATGCAAGGAAATTAGAGATGGAGAGAGTCAAGAATCAATTATTCAATTCGTTGACTGAGGTATACCAAAATGAGACCGATGAGGAATTGGTTTTCATGCAAAGTGAATTCAATCGTGAATGTGAAACAATGGCAACCGCAGAGAAAGAGTTGTTGGAGAATTCAGAGGTATTGTTATCTCAAAAGGAGGTCATCAATAATTTAATCAAAGAGAATAGTTCACAAAAGGGTAGATTACAATCACTGATTTCGCAACAAGACTCAATACTATCCGATAGGGATAAACAGATGAAAGAATTGGTTACACGTTATAAAATGTCGGATTtcattcaaattcaattaccCTACCAAAAGGAGATCgtcattaaattcatcaatgAAATCACACAAAAGTTTGATACACTAACAAGTggtatttcaaattattccaaaacaaacaaacaaaagtTAAATGctattcaaatgaaaatcaatcaaaaacGTGTAGACTCTAATCAATTTACATCATCATCCAATGAGAAAATGTCAACGAtaactttaaattcaaagaaaattCAATCATTAGATCAAGAGATTCAACAACatacaaattcaattggtGAAATTGATACATTGGAgaaacaaattcaattttctCAATctgaattatcaatattaaaatcgGATGCAAATTTACAAGAGATTCAACAATCATTAGATAATTTAACTACAGAGAAattagaaattgaaaaagagattcaatcattacaatcttctttaaaattattaaatcttcaAGCAAGTTCACGTACAagattaaatataaaaagaaaagaaattcaacaaaatcaacaaaatattaattcacaattaaattcacaaattattaattcaattaatttaattttaccaaatgaatttaataatgataataataatgatgatgatgatgaccaatttagatttaatataattcaaagaattgaaccaatagtaccattaataaataaaaaaagattaatattcacaaatcaattaaatgaattaaaacaacaatttcaaatattacaaaataaaaagaatcaaattgATGCACAATTAACTTCAAGTATTGAAccacaattaaaaaagaaacaaattgAACTCGAATcatatgaaaaattaataaatgatagtaaattaaaacaatcaaatttgtttgaaaatgtaaatagtaataataataataataataataataataatggtataacagttttattatttgaaaataaaattaatgaaatgaaattatcATTAGAGAAATTAGAGAAATCATTTATTGTACTTGAAAGTGaagatattttatataaagaGTATATAGAGAAAGCTAATCAAGATAAAGAATGTTCTTTATGTAAGAATGAAATGAATGGTAATGAATTGACTTCATTTGTTCATACATTAGAAACTCATTGTAATGATATACcgaatcaattgaaacaattgaaaattgaaattagtaattctaaaattcaattagagaaatttaataaactattaCCAATCATTGTAAAGAGAGAAGAACtcattgaaaaatcaataccagaattaaaagaatctCAAAAGAATCTATTAGAACAACAATtgaaatcaaatgaaatggTTTTAGagaaacaaaatcaaattgaatCATTAGAATCTCAATCTGTTTTATATCAACAAGTTACCCTAGTTTTTCAATATATCGATCAAACTAAACAATCTATTCAATCGATTGAGAGTGAAATTCAAAAGGaggaaaaagaaatcatGAAACAATCATCTGATCTTAGAACCATTGAAGAGGTTGATAAGGATTTAGAGATTCAACAAGAGCAATTGAAAACCATTGAAAaggaaatttcaaattttacaaataaacaaaagaATGATCAAATTGGAATctttgaaaaagaaagacaACTTAtctcaattaaaaatcaattgacaacaattaaaagtgCTTCTGGTATTATAGATCATCTAAGGGATACAAAGAAAGAGTTacaatcaaataatcaacaattacaattagaGATTGAAAATTTACAACAATCAATAGATCAATCCAATAATGATGCTAAACAATTGGAGAATGAATTTCAACAATtggaaattgaatttgaaaagaaaatCGATGCATATTCAAAGGAAAAGAATACTTTTTCAGTACGTTTAGATTCAATCAATAGTTTACAATCGAAAATACTCGACCCATCTGAACTCTGCAAACAATTGAATGAAATTCAAGAGAAAAATCAAGAATTGGAATCAAATCTTTCAACTCTTTCTCAAGATTACTTAATTGGTCAACAACATATTTCAACCATTCAACAAAATCTATCTAGTAAAGATATTACCAAAAGAGCTATCTCTGATAATATCTCTTTTCGTCAACATAAGAACAATGTCGAACAAATCATTAGACAAATCAGCAGAAAGAATGAATTAATCAAAGAAATGATGCAATCACAATTggaaattgattcaaataaattggaacaagaaataaattcattgaaaTCAAAATTCGATCAAATCACTGGTCAAACTGCAGTACTACAATCtcaaatcaattcaaatcgTCAAGAACTTTCAAAACCAacttataaaaatattgatgatgTCAATAAGGATCTATTGATTAAACTTCAAACCACTGAAACCGTTGGTAAAGATTtagataaatattataaagcATTGGATAAATCATTAATGAAATATCATACTTTGAAAATGGATGAAATTAATCGTTCAATTAAAGAGATTTGGCAAACAACCTATAAAGGTAGTGATATAGATACAATTGAAATCCGTTCCGAAGAATCTGGTACtgcaaataaaacaattaattatcGTGTTGTTATGATCAAGGGTGATGTAGAATTAGATATGAGAGGTAGATGTAGTGCAGGTCAAAAGGTATTGGCATGTCTGGTGATTCGTTTAGCATTGGCTGAAAACTTTTGTTCAAATTGTGGTATCTTGGCTTTAGATGAACCAACCTCTCATCTTGATCGTGCAaatattgaatcatttgcaaactctttattaaatattatagaATCAAGAAAATCTCAAAAAggttttcaattaataatcatcACTCATGATGAAGAATTTGTTCAATATCTTAGTAGAGGTAATTATTGTGATTATTATTGGAGAGTTACTAAAAATGCAAATCAACATAGTCATttagaaagaaaagaaattgctgaactttaaaaataaaaaaaaaaaaaaataaaaataataaaaaaaaaagaagttttaattactattattatttatttaaagaaataattataataataataattaataataaaaatcctttatttcttttattttattttatttttaaaattttttttttttttttttttttattgattaagatttattattaccactaaattgtttttgaacTTTATGATAATATTCGAGTTCGTCTAAAGAAACAGATGGAACTAAAGAATTAACAGCTTTAATgaaatgattttgataaactattaatttttgattttgctcttcttcattaatttcaccaTTGATTGAAGCAGTAATTCTTTCATGAAAAGCATTTGACATTGCATCAGAGGCTAATGCATAGAAATCAGCACCAGTAAGATTCATTGGACAATTTTCAACGACTTTTCTAAGATCAACATCATCGgctaaattgaattttctaGTGAGAGCTTGAagtattttaaattgattttctttttctgaGCTTATACCTAAATAGAGTAATCTATCTAATCTACCAGGTCTCATTAAGGAAGAGTCTAATAAATCGGGTCTGTTGGTTGCACCAATGATGAATACATCAGATGATTTTTGCATACCATCAAGTTCAGCTAGTAATTGAGAAACTACACGGTCCATAACACCACCACTATCAGCACCATTACCTCTACTTGGTGCAAGAGAATCCAGTTCATCGAAAAAGATAACACATGGTTTGGCTTGTCTTGCTTTGTTAAATATTTCTCTAATGTTCTTTTCACTTTCACCAATGTACATATTGATCAATTCTGGGCCTTTAACCGATAAGAAATTCAATGAACATTCAGTTGCGATTGCTTTTGCCAATAGAGTTTTACCAGTACCTGGTGGaccaaataaaagaatacCAGATCTCTTACCGATACCACTGGCAAATAAATGTGGATGTTCTAATGGTAATTGAATGGTATCCATAATTTCACTCTTTACATTTGCCAAACCACCAACATCATCCCATGATACATTTGGTATTTTTGGAGCaccaattgatgatgattgataTTCTTGCATCTCTGATAAAGATTTTTGAATATCATCACCCATCACTAAGAAACCacaattataaatttcaattggtttaatttcatcattcatcatttgttgaattgaTAATACTCTCTTTAATGCATTAATTGATGATCTTTGAATTAATGCTCttaaattactatttaaaaatgatgctgttctaattgataaattctttattgaTACAGTATTACCAAtatcaattggtaaattttttgttaaatattttaaaattttaaatctttgaTTTTCATCTGGTGacttaaaattaaaattttatatataaaaaaaaaaaaaaaaaaaaaatgttttattaattattatattattattagttattattatttattattttaatttttacttACATTTAAAGTAATTTCATGTTTAAACCAATTTCTaactttatttgataattcatcCATTGAATTAACAGTAACAGTTATAATTAATggatatttatttgaatttatattactagtatttgaatcattaatatcttttaaaatattaattaaagtttgtgataaatttgattctttcttttcttgtTGCATACTTTGAGCAGTTTGTTCTAAaacttcaaaattttttaaaattaataaagttgGTGTTGAATTTGAAGCTTGTTCAAGTACGTTTCTAATATTCCAATCTTTTTTAGATTCAACGAAATCATAAAGTTTATAACAATCAACTTCATAAACATGAATACCCATTTGTTTTGCAACTCTATTTAATAAAGTTCTTTTTCCAACACCTTGTGGACCATTTAATAATAGGGTACAATTGAAATCGAATGAAAATTTATCACCCATTAAAAATggtgatattaaatcaactatagttttaaattcattttcataaattaattctaatGGTACCATTGAATTATCTTTTGACTCTTCTTGATCCCCTCCTCTCCaataaaatgattcaattttacTGGGTACCATTGAATTACTTGAACCTTCTTGAATTATTGATGttgtatttttatcaattaaataaatttgattaccatttatattttcaaattgattaCAAAGTATTATTTCAActttaaaataaactaaattattattattattattattattattattattataattattattattattactattattactatttattaattcttcttcattatttacttttgtagatattacaattatatcattttgttttaataatctttttttttgaaaatatttctCTAATTGATGAGAATATGATTTATAACCACttgaattttgatttttaattcttgatattttaattctatttgCTGTTGGATAATTAATTGGAaaactatcattattattattattattaatatttggtttatttgattttaataaaattaattcaaattgatttgaaattatttcataatttgataattttaaaaagtttttataatcaatatttaaattaaaaattgagaTTGGTGGTAAATATAAAACctgatcttttaattttaatgatgatgttattgaaaatattctAATTGCAATTTCATATtctttgttattattattattattattattagttatatttttaattttaatccaagatccattaaataaatttaaagattttaaagtatttaatGAAACTAAACAATCAACTAAATAATCATATTCTTTTGaaatatcaaattcaaaatcaatttcagtTGGTATTGACTTTAATTgagaaatattaataaactttttattatttgataaaattccTTTTGAACTTGGTgtgaaatgaaataaattatttgagtCACCTATGTCTTCATTTTTggttgttgtattattactaatattaattattggatgaataataaaatttgataatcttaaattattatttaattttaatttattatctttttcctCTTCTTCTACTTCtacttcttcttcctctacttcctcttctttattattattattattattattattattattattattattattattattattattattattattattattattattattattattattattattatttgatggtaatgtatttaaaattttatcatcaggactaatgataatgatagttgttgaatttgaaacaGTACCTTGAAGTAATGGGAAACATTCCAACACTTTgtatgaaaatgatttatgtTTTTGATGATTTTCT is a window encoding:
- the rad50 gene encoding DNA recombination/repair protein — protein: MTSIEKLLVQGIRSFDPREASVIDFYSPLTLIVGQNGAGKTTIIECLKYTCTGEMPPNCSSGQAFIHDTKIAGESEVKAQIKLRFKNPIGKPIVASRSLSLIQKSNKKQEYKQIDASLQSYTSDGQKVSKSFRCSDMDKEIPDLMGVAKPILKHVIFCHQEDSNWPLSESAKLKLKFDEIFSAVKYTKALKSLKDKRKELTTLIKELKLRLETISANIEHCNRIRKELIKAEEIYSNGNKSLEDIKIAIIEKQKTLSTIKIAESKLQELKNEVTVLNARKLEMERVKNQLFNSLTEVYQNETDEELVFMQSEFNRECETMATAEKELLENSEVLLSQKEVINNLIKENSSQKGRLQSLISQQDSILSDRDKQMKELVTRYKMSDFIQIQLPYQKEIVIKFINEITQKFDTLTSGISNYSKTNKQKLNAIQMKINQKRVDSNQFTSSSNEKMSTITLNSKKIQSLDQEIQQHTNSIGEIDTLEKQIQFSQSELSILKSDANLQEIQQSLDNLTTEKLEIEKEIQSLQSSLKLLNLQASSRTRLNIKRKEIQQNQQNINSQLNSQIINSINLILPNEFNNDNNNDDDDDQFRFNIIQRIEPIVPLINKKRLIFTNQLNELKQQFQILQNKKNQIDAQLTSSIEPQLKKKQIELESYEKLINDSKLKQSNLFENVNSNNNNNNNNNNGITVLLFENKINEMKLSLEKLEKSFIVLESEDILYKEYIEKANQDKECSLCKNEMNGNELTSFVHTLETHCNDIPNQLKQLKIEISNSKIQLEKFNKLLPIIVKREELIEKSIPELKESQKNLLEQQLKSNEMVLEKQNQIESLESQSVLYQQVTLVFQYIDQTKQSIQSIESEIQKEEKEIMKQSSDLRTIEEVDKDLEIQQEQLKTIEKEISNFTNKQKNDQIGIFEKERQLISIKNQLTTIKSASGIIDHLRDTKKELQSNNQQLQLEIENLQQSIDQSNNDAKQLENEFQQLEIEFEKKIDAYSKEKNTFSVRLDSINSLQSKILDPSELCKQLNEIQEKNQELESNLSTLSQDYLIGQQHISTIQQNLSSKDITKRAISDNISFRQHKNNVEQIIRQISRKNELIKEMMQSQLEIDSNKLEQEINSLKSKFDQITGQTAVLQSQINSNRQELSKPTYKNIDDVNKDLLIKLQTTETVGKDLDKYYKALDKSLMKYHTLKMDEINRSIKEIWQTTYKGSDIDTIEIRSEESGTANKTINYRVVMIKGDVELDMRGRCSAGQKVLACLVIRLALAENFCSNCGILALDEPTSHLDRANIESFANSLLNIIESRKSQKGFQLIIITHDEEFVQYLSRGNYCDYYWRVTKNANQHSHLERKEIAEL
- the pex6 gene encoding AAA ATPase domain-containing protein, which translates into the protein MIGLFKDEWFNISILNDNLFLKRYCYESNNNNNNNNTLYTIIVPFDKSINPSQFDPSTINDYFIFLYKNTKKINLNSINKLQYKSNKKEILVSFDITYIHNSNNNNNNNNNKLKSVLISNSCSKKLNLFNNDIVHLKPIKKKLTVLQRVVLLANDNESFIESSNPSESSSSTTTINSKYLVNEEFRNYLVENSILFQSPNNIVIENHQKHKSFSYKVLECFPLLQGTVSNSTTIIIISPDDKILNTLPSNNNNNNNNNNNNNNNNNNNNNNNNNNNNNNNNKEEEVEEEEVEVEEEEKDNKLKLNNNLRLSNFIIHPIINISNNTTTKNEDIGDSNNLFHFTPSSKGILSNNKKFINISQLKSIPTEIDFEFDISKEYDYLVDCLVSLNTLKSLNLFNGSWIKIKNITNNNNNNNNKEYEIAIRIFSITSSLKLKDQVLYLPPISIFNLNIDYKNFLKLSNYEIISNQFELILLKSNKPNINNNNNNDSFPINYPTANRIKISRIKNQNSSGYKSYSHQLEKYFQKKRLLKQNDIIVISTKVNNEEELINSNNSNNNNNYNNNNNNNNNNNLVYFKVEIILCNQFENINGNQIYLIDKNTTSIIQEGSSNSMVPSKIESFYWRGGDQEESKDNSMVPLELIYENEFKTIVDLISPFLMGDKFSFDFNCTLLLNGPQGVGKRTLLNRVAKQMGIHVYEVDCYKLYDFVESKKDWNIRNVLEQASNSTPTLLILKNFEVLEQTAQSMQQEKKESNLSQTLINILKDINDSNTSNINSNKYPLIITVTVNSMDELSNKVRNWFKHEITLNSPDENQRFKILKYLTKNLPIDIGNTVSIKNLSIRTASFLNSNLRALIQRSSINALKRVLSIQQMMNDEIKPIEIYNCGFLVMGDDIQKSLSEMQEYQSSSIGAPKIPNVSWDDVGGLANVKSEIMDTIQLPLEHPHLFASGIGKRSGILLFGPPGTGKTLLAKAIATECSLNFLSVKGPELINMYIGESEKNIREIFNKARQAKPCVIFFDELDSLAPSRGNGADSGGVMDRVVSQLLAELDGMQKSSDVFIIGATNRPDLLDSSLMRPGRLDRLLYLGISSEKENQFKILQALTRKFNLADDVDLRKVVENCPMNLTGADFYALASDAMSNAFHERITASINGEINEEEQNQKLIVYQNHFIKAVNSLVPSVSLDELEYYHKVQKQFSGNNKS